Genomic segment of Carassius carassius chromosome 19, fCarCar2.1, whole genome shotgun sequence:
CCTCATATCTATGGCCCACTGGTAGCCATGATGATATCCAGAACAACTGCTCTTGCAATTGATAGTTAACAAGGTTTCAGTATTTGGTGTAATATTCTCACCGTGCTTTTGACACTCTTGCTCCACAGACGCTCCAGCCGCTTTAAATATGGCACCCGACACACCTGAATGACAAGGATACTTTTGAGGTTCTCAAGGTGGGACACACTGAACTGTTCATACTTTAAAAttgccacaaacacacactgttgtGTTTCAGTGTAGACCCATGGCTtattttaaagcagtggttcccaaccctttTACTGGAGCCCCCTACATTTGCatgtcttggagtctctactaattCACTGATGACTTTTATGAGTTATGTTTCATTGAGAGGACTGAAGAATGTGCAGTTTCGGGGGCTCCAGAAACATGTTTCGCAAATAATTTTTTAGATTAGCTGATGTATTGATATAAAAGTGTCCAGCTTGTGTGTTTTGAGTTATATTAAGTCTTAACAGACCTCCTCTCAGGCTCATGTCCCTGTTGGTGGTGTTTACGATGCCTCGGACCGTTTCATTAGTGATGTCACCTTTCTTTACCTCGATTCTGACCTTTCCAATTTTGACTATGGAAGATGAGagagatttaaaatgtaaatacttaATACTCACCCCTGGAAATATCAGAACTAAGACCTGAAAAAAGGTTTATGATGAATTTGAAAAACAAGAGcatatttatttgtggatcagCACGGAAATGCAGAGTTGTCAGAACCTTGATTTTCAGGCATCTTGCCGGATGCAGGCTGAGGAAAAACAATTGtcacaaaattaaaattataaaaaaaaaaaatctggacatttattatgttatctCATCAGTATTAACCTTATTCCACACTTTAAAATGGTCACGAAAGTCATCAAAGGTCTTCTGTTCAAAAGCCACTATAGAGATGCTCCGGAGGCAGGATGAGTTCGGCTCCTTCAGATGTTTCTCGATTGCTGTGAGGATGGCTTTGATCGATTCCTTCGGAGCAAAGCCACCGCGTCCTGCAGAGAACAAGATCATTGCTCAGGGCTTGATATTTCCTCACAGtgctttaaaaagttatttttaaataacagagAATCTGTTTGCTGTCGTGCCTGTTCCAATCGCAGGAATGGCCAGAGTCGTGGCTGTTTTGGCTTCGCAGAGGTTCAGAACCTTTTCTAGAGATGATGTGATGTCTGCGGTGCTCTCCGGCCCAACCATCTGTGCGATATACTTACACTGAAGCACTCCAGGACCCGTCAGCACTGCTGCACCTGCCTTCAGAGGAGCTACACAAGCAGATGTGAATGAAATCACTCCACACTCCCTTTAGAATATAGGCATTGACAGAAAGAGTCAATGATACCTTGCTTTTTGCATTCATCAACAACAGATTGTCCAGCAGCCTTTAAAATGGCACCAGAAACACCTGTAAAATTGAACAGTCCATTGGAAACAAGCTGGGAAACATTATAAACGTTAGCTCTGACCTGGTATAAACATCTCTTTGTTTTCAAACCATTCAACATACTTCAGCATGAAAGGTAAAAGTACAATGATGTGAGTCACCTTAGTATTGATGCTGCATTAATGAAACTCTTACCAGTGTTAAGATCTAAACTTTTGTTGGTTGAATTCACTATAAAATCCACCGTCTCTTTGGTGATGTCACCCTTTTTCAGGCATATTGGCACACCATTGATCAGCACTGAGTGAAATCCCAgccatgtaaaaacaaaaaaaacataagcgACTTCAGGAAAGCAGTAGTGAAATTACAAAAGCAGGTTTATACAGTACCCCTCGTGTCTGATCTGTGTTTAAGCTTCAAGGATTGTAGGGGAAACACTGTTGATGTGTCAGGAAATCCCTGTTAATAAATTAAACAGGTTAtgattaaccacatcaactctggggacccactggtgggtccaatattgcatatgcctaattctcaaaaaatcaaaataacagctgaagtggttaataaaacatgctaaacATTGTTAATAAACGTTTGCATAGGAGGGATCATACTAGTTCCTGGATCAGAGCGTTGTACTCCTCAACAGTCTTCTCATCTGAATCCACTATCCTGATGTGTCTGATGTTTTTAGGAGAGTTCTGATAGTCGCTGCAGAACTGAAGAACAGCGGCTCGGAGCGCCACGCAACTCTCTTTGACAGAGAACCCGAAGCTTTCACAACCAATAGCTGGGAGTGCAATCGAGGCGCATCCTTTCCCTTCAGCTTTCAGGAGGCTGTTATACACGGCTGACTGAAGGTAGTGAGAGTCCAGCCTCTGTCCTTTCTGAGGCAACACGGCGTAAATGAGTGTCCCAGCGCTGAGTTTCCCAGCATCACTGAGCACCACGTCTCCAGGCTGTTGCTTCTGCTGAGTTTTACACACCTCCGTAATCTTGTCTCCTCCGAACTGGAGAAAGCACTGAGCCACAGGGTTATTGAAAGCTAGATTGTCATTCATCGGACAGGTCAAAGCGTCGGCTGTGTAATGGTGCAGGTCTCCCTCTGTGATGTTCAGGGTCATGAAGTTGCCTATTTTGTGTGTGAAGTTCTTCGGAGGGCCGGGTTTGACCACATGCTCTTGTGATAAATACAGACTGCACTGCATCTCCTTAGCTTTGGTCTTCACATTGGCTTCAAGTTTCTCCAGAACCTTTGCTTCTCCTGCTTTGCAATATTTATGGCTCTCCACAAGAATGGATGAGATGTGCTGCTGTACGACACGCACAGCGTCTCTGAGGTTGTCTTTAGGTGCTGTGACTCTCAGACGAGGGGAGTCTGATGTTCTGTGAGCGAGGACCGTCACGCCGAGGTGCTTGAGTTCTGGGAGCTCAGACAGATTCAGGCAGGACTCCACAAATTCAGCCTCTCGCACAGACTTCAGAGGGACGTTCTCAGTCGTTGGTTCCTTGTTGTCTAGATATGTCTTCACTTTTCCTGTAACATCTGCAACTGCACTGGAAAACCCACATATTATAACCTCATTATTTGATTTTGTGATCCTGATATTGTGAGCTTCCTGGAACAATTCTATTTCATCTTGAAGATTcctgagaaagtgtgtccaagtTTCACCGGTCTGATTGGGAGAAAGCTGTATAACCTGCTCTTTGAGAATCTCACTTATTTTGTCTTCAGCTCTCTTCTGGTTTTCTTTCTCAACTAAGATCACAAAAAAATCCTGTTGCTTTAAAAGTCTAGCTGGAATGTGACTTGGGAGAAAATAGTCTTGCTCAAACTTTTTAAGATCCAGAGACTTGAGAAAGTGACTGAGATGTGAAGAAAGCTTCAGCTGGTGTGTGATGATGTTCTTCTGCGTTTGCTTGATGATCATCTCCACTGAATCTACTTGATCCTTCAGACCTCTGAGAGAGATGATGTGCTGCTTCTCATCATGTGATAAACTCACCTGCCCTAACCTGGACTCGACACGCTCTTGTATTAGCTCAAACGTCTCTCTGCAGTCTAGCGTGATGTCCACCTCGGTTGTGTTTCTTTCTGCTTCCACCACAGCAGCAGTGTTCTCCAGGAGTGTCCTGATCTTGTCTGACAGGACCTTCACCTCCTCTTTCTCTCCAGCAATTACAACTTTAGAGTTGATCTCGCTGTAGAAGAGCGCAGTGTTAAGCGTGACGAGACCATTACAGTCGTTCTCAGATCTCGTCCAGACGTCCTTCTCCGCCGTCAGCTCTGCTGTGTCATATCTGCTCAGAAAGGACTGAATTTCCCTCCGTGTCTTGGACTCCCACGTGGGAGCGATCTGCAGTGCAGCCAGCGACTCCTTGTTGACGTCCATCTCCAGAATCAGTTCATTTTCTGAGGTGGAGCTGTCAATAAGCACTTTGGCATGAAACCGTTTGGCGTCACTCTCCAGTTGTTTTCTGCATCGCTCATTGGTTTCAAAGAAACGGAGCAGCTCTTCACTGACAGGAACGTTCACTTTTGTGGATATTTGATCAGTTAGGGTTGGTTTTTCTCCAGTTAAAGCCTTTTGTAAACTTGAGTAGAACAGTGAAGCGTGAACTTCTGTGCCGCAAACATTGTGTGTTTGTTCCACCACTGCATGTGCATCTATTACAACAGAAAGGACAGGTAAATTTTTAAAATTAGGTTCGTTCTTTATATTTTAGCCCTTGTGCTGTTTTGAAAACCTTTCACCTAATTTGGTGTTTTAAGTCAAAATGACTGGCCTCATAAATCTCTCATTGTTATATTATTACCAAATCTTGAATTTAGGGTACGTttacatgatattgatgtactaaaaatgtaaaaggatttcctttgtgcgtgtgtgtgtctgtatacgGATTAaggctgtgtgatgtcatttaCATACATGTGAAGTTGTGAACATACACATACCTATAGATGAACATGATAAGCATGCACAGGTCACCCTTTTCATGAATTCTTTCACAAATTTTGTAGTTTGTACAAAGACAATAACTGTACCGTTATTGATAAACTTGGACTttaaaaaccatttttaaaagtTTGCATTTCAGGCCCCAAAACACTGTTGTAATGCAAATGAATGTCCAAAACATACAAGTTTTCTGTTGTGTCGAAATTTGTCAGTTCTAAAAAGAATGGAAAAACCTGTGctcattgaaaaataaaaagttgacaAAATGATTTAATCAAAGTTATGGTAATTTAGCataataagatatttattttCAGGGAAAAGAAAATCGTCTCTGGGTCAAACTGAACTCAATGTGAAGGTAAATTACTGTTGCACAGTATTATTAGTTCTctataactttttaaataatattcacattacattatttttagaTCTAATCTTCTCTACTCTTCTGTTTGCGCTGAATCTAAATCTAGATGaatgtttcatttttgtaaaCAATCTGAAATCCCACCGTCACAGTTTCCGAAGGTGATGACCGCACTCTTTCTTCTGTTGATCCAGATGAAGGACTGGACGTCTCCTCCTCTGCTCCTCTTCTTGTTACTGAAGTAAAGTGTGAGAACATCTTCAGTGAGCTTCTCCAAGTCTCCCTGGACCAGGACCGAGTCCGTCCGCTCCACACGGGTCACTCCGATGTCTCGACCCTGCAGCTGCTTCGAGGTGCACTTCCTTAAAAATGACGTCACATCTGTTGATAAAACAGGAAGGAAAGTGGTCTATGCATTGAGTGCGTTCATTTTCCTCATTAATTCAATCTTAGTGTTTATTTGATGGTTGACCACAGCTGATCAGATTCTTAAAGCATTCATTTTcccataatacattttaatatacagaATTTGATTAGTCTGTGTAGAAAGACAGAGAAAACAAAATGTTAATGTTCATAGACGTAGAAGAATCAGAAGACAAACAAATATAAGCAGCGTAAAAGCAGAGGTGGTTCTCGGGCAGAGAGCGATGAGAACACAGAAACCCACTGATATCACGTCTGAAGGAGACAACAATCCTGTCCTCATCAAGCGTCTCCCAAGTGTGCTCTGTTGTCTTGCTACAGCTGCCAATGAAGAGTGAGATCATCCTGCAGTCTGTGGCTCCATCGAAGCCGGTCAAGATGAAGCGACGCGGGTCCAGCTGCTCTCCCAGACCTCCTTCTTTATACACGGCTAAACTTATACCAAACTCATGCTCTTTCTGGCCCAAAATCTCCTCTAAATCTGAGAAAAGGTCAACATTATTGCATTTAATCTTTCTGATCTCCAAGATGGAATAATTTTGATTTGATCACGGTTTGCTTTTATTTTCCTTGAGTTATCTAATGACTTGGGCCTGCATCATGTTTAAGTGTTGCACAGAAATAGACTTGCAGAACCAGTTGTTTCACATCGCACCGTGACATTTCTGTGTATCTAGGAAACGATCTCTCATAAATCATACCTGACTGGCTACAGAGCTTCAGGACCCAGCTGTTATTTCCGTGCTTTGCTAACTCAAACTGTTCTGTGAACTGCTCAAAATACATCTGAAGGGTTTCCTTCTCCACCGATCCAGAGGTGGTAATGAGAAGATCTGGGGGTTCAGAAGCCTCCTCATCCTCTGTATtatgaacaaatatatacacacGATCAAAGTGTCGTCATAAAAGTTTTGACATCtgaggttgttgttttttaaacactgaaaataaaagcaTTACAGTCCAACCTTTAATTGCTGTAGTAGGCTTTCTGATGGGAGAGACCTTTGTGTGATAAGGAGGAAGTGTGAGTAAATCAATAATCTGACTACatttagtcaaataaaataaataaataacatttacattgtaattcttaaatcaagatgagGTGCTGGTTGCACAAATGGTGTAGATTACTTTTAAGTAGTCATATTGTTTTCTTCAAGATTGTTCATAACTTTTTCAAGTAAGTTGATCATACATAAAAATGATGATTGCCATTAAAAAGTAGTCTCTTGAATCTGAAAGTAAAACTGATTAGTGCTAGATGAACTGCTAGCAGGTCAAACTAGTGTCCTGGAGTCTGTTTATGCCAGGGTCAACGCCGTTCAGGTGCTTCCTTGTCTTTCAGGAGAAACAACATGAGCAAACGTGTGGTCTAATATTGATAATCGTAATAATGACCTGTCTGGCAGATGAACTGAGGGCAAGGCAGGTCTCAGGTCTGGGTTTGGGCAGTACTTGTGGTTTGATCTGGATTTGTGTGTCTTCTGGGAGCTTCACTGTCACTTCAACAGATCCATGAGGTTTGATATCAACTTTATGGATCCTTTTGTCAAGCACCTTCTTCAGATCTGGAAAACAGAAAACAGCCAAGTCACCTCGGGTTTAAGCAGATCATTTATGTAAATGTTGTGGTTAGTTTgcactgttttattattaatatcagaCAGGAAGTTGATGTAGGCTCACCCTCGTCTCTTATATAGACCAGCAGCGCTTTTCGTTTGTCGTCTGGATGTTCTCGGATCTGCACGATTTCTCCTCCAGACCTTCTTTTGTTTCTGAAGTAAAGCTCGATCTTTGGTTTGACTCTGTGGAAATCATCCGGAAGACCCTCGAGAAACAGACTCTTCTCTTCCATCTTTGCGCTCCAAATCCGAACAAACACTCACACCAAACCTATCTTAAACACTTTATATCCCCTTTAGACATGTTGCCCCTCGAAGGTCCGGCCCGAATCTGAAAGAACTGCCCGGTTACCGGTGTTTTACTGAAATCTGACTCCGGGAAGTTTCACTTTTGCTTTTGATCTGCTCATGTGACTTCTGCTCAACACTCGTCGAGATCTGCCCCAGTGTCAGGATCGGTGTAAACATCTCAACGATCAGTTAATATTCGACGAGTATTTGCTGATTTGATTCGGATTACACCTGGCGTTCACATTCACTTCAGATAGACTCACGGTTTCGGGTGAATTATGTCTGACGCCGATGAAAATCGAGTCAACGGCGAGGTACGTGTTTATAACATCAAACCCACACACTTTTGAGATTTCAAAGATAATTCTGTTGGATATTTTATAACTCTTTAGTGAAAACCTTGTATGTGTTCGTGTTTAAACAGCTTCGAGCGGACATGAGCGACTCTGAGGAAGAAATCAAGAGATACAAGGTGAAAACGATCCTTGATCATCATTAATGACCTGTAACGATGATTTCATTAATACTGATGATGTTCACAGGATCTCATCGAGTCTGCAGACACGGAAAGATCCAGACTGCTGCTGGAGAAAGCTGAAGCGGAGACTGAAAAGAGAAAAGCCGAAGCTGAACTTCAGAGCTTCATGGACGACGAAGACAAGATTTTTGACAAGTTTAATAAAGATCTTGTAGAAGTGCAGGTGAATGTCGAGGCGTGATCAGATCACTCTGAAAGTGACATCAG
This window contains:
- the LOC132095614 gene encoding protein mono-ADP-ribosyltransferase PARP14-like, giving the protein MYFEQFTEQFELAKHGNNSWVLKLCSQSDLEEILGQKEHEFGISLAVYKEGGLGEQLDPRRFILTGFDGATDCRMISLFIGSCSKTTEHTWETLDEDRIVVSFRRDINVTSFLRKCTSKQLQGRDIGVTRVERTDSVLVQGDLEKLTEDVLTLYFSNKKRSRGGDVQSFIWINRRKSAVITFGNCDDAHAVVEQTHNVCGTEVHASLFYSSLQKALTGEKPTLTDQISTKVNVPVSEELLRFFETNERCRKQLESDAKRFHAKVLIDSSTSENELILEMDVNKESLAALQIAPTWESKTRREIQSFLSRYDTAELTAEKDVWTRSENDCNGLVTLNTALFYSEINSKVVIAGEKEEVKVLSDKIRTLLENTAAVVEAERNTTEVDITLDCRETFELIQERVESRLGQVSLSHDEKQHIISLRGLKDQVDSVEMIIKQTQKNIITHQLKLSSHLSHFLKSLDLKKFEQDYFLPSHIPARLLKQQDFFVILVEKENQKRAEDKISEILKEQVIQLSPNQTGETWTHFLRNLQDEIELFQEAHNIRITKSNNEVIICGFSSAVADVTGKVKTYLDNKEPTTENVPLKSVREAEFVESCLNLSELPELKHLGVTVLAHRTSDSPRLRVTAPKDNLRDAVRVVQQHISSILVESHKYCKAGEAKVLEKLEANVKTKAKEMQCSLYLSQEHVVKPGPPKNFTHKIGNFMTLNITEGDLHHYTADALTCPMNDNLAFNNPVAQCFLQFGGDKITEVCKTQQKQQPGDVVLSDAGKLSAGTLIYAVLPQKGQRLDSHYLQSAVYNSLLKAEGKGCASIALPAIGCESFGFSVKESCVALRAAVLQFCSDYQNSPKNIRHIRIVDSDEKTVEEYNALIQELGFPDTSTVFPLQSLKLKHRSDTRVLINGVPICLKKGDITKETVDFIVNSTNKSLDLNTGVSGAILKAAGQSVVDECKKQAPLKAGAAVLTGPGVLQCKYIAQMVGPESTADITSSLEKVLNLCEAKTATTLAIPAIGTGRGGFAPKESIKAILTAIEKHLKEPNSSCLRSISIVAFEQKTFDDFRDHFKVWNKPASGKMPENQVKIGKVRIEVKKGDITNETVRGIVNTTNRDMSLRGGVSGAIFKAAGASVEQECQKHGPLQNDIPAVTSGGNLHCDFIVHMVGPHSAAEVRSRMKNVLECCEEKQITTVSFPAVGTGAGGVEGEDAIGAMLQGFEDHLSQNISTVIKLIYVVIDRDNVLQEFQKGLKTWIANSQDSEDDELEDYSSTEDSSSSDQGADTNPVEVLMGPIKVKVFSGDITKETVEAIVNSTTTSLDLNTGVSGAILKASGQTVVNECKSKAPQPADGVILTKAGNLSNIKHIIQMVGQTNEKGISSSMYKVLRMCEENKIQSVSFPALGTGAGNLAAAGVANAMTEALTNFMKDSPKHLKRVHIVIFQAKLLPDFQEAVKKCKKISRNASARLVKPLQKPVTPVPTQRPAICLAKETAAVLFPVMAVDVYGTSPTNLCKVKKLLDELVKEECISKDIQSSHITDLPETDKKAIVALSQANQISIMVTSSDKLIVSGKRDNVLDAVLKINGFIQAARDREMREGEVKRLRETLCWEVAREERWESLEPGISYDIELAFHRKQKSFQYQEKGETYMVDFKKMEVTNIKLESCWIKRTLIGGSDTAIIHPPPTWTKMDGRDLEIITLQSDSVEYKNIETAFLKSSIHHDVKPVKVQQIDRIQSQSQWQRYCVLKQAVDKKYPKQTNERQLYHGTTKDICQKINKNGFNRSFCGRNAVVHGEGTYFAREAWYSCHDQYSNPDDRQLKYIYRARVVTGSLCKSRGGMKEPDPINPPDPQAGLHDCAVDDPKNPFIFVVFCDAGAYPEYLITFKSIVLKSP